From a region of the uncultured Methanobrevibacter sp. genome:
- the ribH gene encoding 6,7-dimethyl-8-ribityllumazine synthase, which translates to MAKYEIAAVVAEFNYDITQMMLELAKAEAKNRGCEITKVVAVPGVFDMPLVIKKLLQKDEYDAIITLGAVIEGATDHDQIVAQHASRKIADLALEYDTPVALGITGPGMTRMDAHRRVKNAKSAVEAAIKMCDRLKEI; encoded by the coding sequence ATGGCAAAATATGAAATAGCAGCAGTAGTTGCTGAATTTAACTATGATATTACACAAATGATGTTAGAACTCGCTAAAGCAGAAGCAAAAAATAGAGGCTGTGAAATTACTAAAGTGGTTGCAGTTCCAGGCGTATTTGATATGCCACTTGTAATAAAAAAATTGTTACAAAAAGACGAATACGATGCAATTATCACACTCGGTGCAGTAATTGAAGGTGCAACCGACCACGACCAAATCGTAGCCCAGCATGCTTCCCGTAAAATAGCTGATTTAGCACTTGAATACGATACTCCTGTAGCACTCGGTATTACCGGTCCTGGTATGACCAGAATGGATGCTCACAGACGTGTTAAAAACGCAAAAAGTGCAGTTGAAGCAGCTATTAAAATGTGTGACAGATTAAAAGAAATTTAG
- the mmp11 gene encoding methanogenesis marker protein 11 → MEILKPNELKEKFNDPWIAPYEKVLTMVDGDKVEIVEYHPCISGSHWLLNQYRNNSELIDSASRDGNKHVYKCHVGSSPLDLKASFNAAGIDEIIVDGDEVKVTHAGLAGAGVGAGMCRGMGEGVKYIELLDIGGGSKVGRATVVTPKLEKVVIGVDDTDTKDAGATWTMAHNLGVELASEGFEYLDHIIVQLYPHNPHKTQNCVSIALTFAVEESKKQDLIDRVIEILKRDTLSDKTAIAILEGLDIPSKLREYSIATKSGMMDVETAEKVAEELDIPLIAVTGEQGKVGALAALGLYDDVEEAVKAYNK, encoded by the coding sequence ATGGAAATTCTTAAACCTAATGAACTAAAAGAAAAATTTAATGACCCATGGATTGCACCATACGAAAAGGTATTGACCATGGTGGATGGGGACAAGGTGGAAATTGTAGAATACCATCCATGTATTTCAGGATCCCACTGGCTGTTAAATCAATACAGGAACAATTCCGAACTTATCGATTCAGCTTCACGTGACGGTAACAAACATGTCTATAAATGTCATGTAGGTTCATCCCCGCTTGATTTGAAGGCCAGTTTCAATGCTGCCGGAATCGATGAGATTATTGTTGACGGTGACGAAGTAAAGGTAACACATGCTGGTCTTGCCGGTGCCGGTGTTGGAGCCGGAATGTGCAGAGGAATGGGTGAAGGTGTCAAATACATTGAACTTCTAGACATTGGAGGAGGTTCCAAGGTTGGAAGGGCAACAGTTGTAACACCTAAACTTGAAAAGGTAGTTATTGGTGTTGATGATACCGATACAAAGGATGCAGGCGCTACATGGACAATGGCACACAATCTAGGAGTGGAACTTGCCAGTGAAGGATTCGAATATCTTGACCACATTATTGTCCAGCTTTATCCGCACAATCCTCATAAGACTCAAAACTGTGTTTCAATAGCTTTGACCTTTGCTGTTGAGGAATCCAAAAAGCAGGATTTGATTGACAGAGTCATTGAAATCCTTAAAAGAGACACCTTGTCTGATAAAACAGCAATAGCTATTTTAGAAGGTTTAGATATTCCTTCCAAATTAAGAGAATACTCAATTGCTACCAAATCTGGAATGATGGATGTTGAAACTGCCGAAAAAGTTGCAGAAGAATTAGATATTCCATTGATTGCAGTGACTGGTGAGCAAGGTAAAGTCGGTGCTCTTGCAGCGCTTGGACTTTATGATGATGTTGAAGAGGCCGTTAAAGCCTATAACAAATAA
- a CDS encoding glycosyltransferase has protein sequence MYWFFVILAFLLASVKTEKPKKYQKVSVIIPAYNEEETVATVIEVVKKVSFVDEIIVVNDGSSDNTESEAIKAGARVINHAVNRGKGEALQTGYREAECDIIAFIDADIYNLTSHKVESIIKPILDGETDITKTKFSRASGRVTELTAKPLLNFFFPEISFEQPLSGQFAARKEVLKRINFEKDYGVDVGIVIDADVLGISIKEVDIGAIEHDMSPLSDLNLMANEVVRTIINRANKYGRVTMIDDIGYYIRMSIVGLSLVILGLFTIFFVKFVPLALGVIISVIGVIIAIYYIIKVIVQSIIIFRKTPGGNLFKSFIKIHFPMIISIIVLILMISTFIGAAHFDHGVLSIEPNSRNLIIYADDSPRDNSISVRGPYTVDSAIENESDIIRVPSDAMMTLGIKANDTIKIGDETYTINDTRPGEQDILRMPNQAKKYLNLRNDDVIQNTRLKEVFAGSMITHSYDKDNVSCVEKFIVSGRDRSAMAYEVFVNNESMAYSTGVLKNDSVYDIAINNNQVASVHNLNNTTFEYENYTVEIVFTDPNSHSIKQYIPENQGNFLNFYFDV, from the coding sequence TTGTATTGGTTTTTTGTAATTTTGGCATTTCTATTGGCTAGCGTTAAAACTGAAAAGCCTAAAAAATATCAGAAGGTTTCAGTAATCATTCCTGCTTATAACGAAGAGGAAACTGTTGCTACCGTTATTGAAGTAGTTAAGAAGGTGTCGTTTGTAGATGAGATAATCGTTGTCAATGACGGATCATCCGACAACACCGAATCAGAAGCTATTAAGGCGGGAGCCCGTGTTATCAATCATGCAGTCAACAGGGGTAAGGGTGAAGCTTTACAGACCGGATATAGGGAAGCTGAATGTGATATCATAGCTTTTATAGATGCTGACATCTACAATTTAACCTCACATAAGGTTGAATCTATCATCAAGCCTATATTGGATGGTGAAACCGACATTACAAAAACCAAGTTTTCACGTGCTAGTGGGCGTGTCACCGAGCTTACTGCGAAACCTCTCTTAAACTTTTTCTTCCCGGAGATTTCATTCGAACAGCCTTTAAGCGGACAGTTTGCAGCACGTAAGGAAGTATTGAAAAGAATTAATTTTGAAAAGGATTACGGTGTTGATGTAGGTATAGTTATTGATGCTGATGTACTTGGTATTTCAATAAAAGAGGTTGATATCGGAGCAATCGAGCATGACATGTCTCCATTGTCTGATTTGAATCTGATGGCAAATGAAGTTGTTAGAACAATCATAAACCGTGCCAACAAGTATGGTAGGGTTACAATGATAGATGACATCGGGTATTATATTAGAATGTCCATTGTAGGTTTGTCATTGGTTATTTTAGGTTTGTTTACAATATTCTTTGTCAAGTTCGTTCCTTTGGCTTTAGGTGTCATAATTTCTGTAATTGGTGTTATAATTGCCATTTATTACATTATAAAGGTCATTGTTCAGTCAATTATAATATTTAGAAAGACTCCCGGAGGAAACCTTTTCAAATCATTTATTAAAATACATTTCCCTATGATAATCTCAATCATTGTTTTAATTTTAATGATTTCAACTTTCATTGGGGCTGCACATTTCGATCATGGGGTTTTGTCAATCGAGCCGAACTCAAGAAATCTAATTATTTATGCTGACGATTCACCTCGTGACAATTCAATTTCAGTCAGGGGTCCGTACACCGTAGACTCAGCCATTGAAAATGAATCAGATATCATACGGGTGCCGTCAGATGCGATGATGACCCTGGGTATCAAAGCCAATGACACGATAAAGATCGGTGATGAAACATATACCATCAATGATACAAGACCTGGCGAACAGGATATATTGAGAATGCCAAATCAGGCTAAAAAATATCTTAATCTTAGAAATGATGATGTAATACAGAACACCCGCCTTAAAGAGGTCTTTGCAGGCTCAATGATTACTCACAGCTATGACAAGGATAATGTTTCCTGTGTTGAAAAGTTCATCGTCTCAGGCAGGGACAGAAGTGCAATGGCATATGAAGTGTTTGTTAACAATGAATCAATGGCATACTCAACAGGTGTGTTAAAAAATGATTCTGTGTATGATATTGCAATCAATAACAATCAGGTAGCATCAGTTCACAATTTGAATAATACCACATTTGAATATGAAAATTATACAGTTGAAATAGTCTTCACTGATCCAAATTCACATTCCATAAAACAGTACATTCCTGAAAATCAGGGAAACTTCCTGAATTTCTATTTTGATGTTTAA
- a CDS encoding Tex family protein — MIVKTLEKELNLQNWQVKKVIKLIDEGNTIPFIARYRKDVTGSLNDETLRKFDERLKYLRNLEDKKEKIIKRIDELGKLDDELKTQITRAETLVELEDLYRPFKSKKQTRATKARDKGLEPLAQIILRQDVKQSVKKIAEKYVTDEVKTPDEAIDGAKDIIAEIVSDNSTFRKKIRQNTFHTGQIETKAKDKDTSTEYDLYYNYTENIKRIPPHRILAINRGENEGVLRVKLTCDSDEILKYLNRHMLKNISKIPEKIEYNRYTTPIIKDAVEDAYKRLISPAIEREIRNFLTEKAEEKSIKVFARNLNQLLMESPLVGKTILGWDPAFRTGCKLAIIDQTGKVLDTSLIYPTAPQNKVAESVKTVKELIQKYDINVIAIGNGTASRESEEIVAEIIKGTSVEYIIVNEAGASVYSASKLADEEFPDYSEGERSAVSIARRLQDPLAELVKIDPKSIGVGQYQHDMNQKQLTESLTGVVEKVVNEVGVDLNTASVSLLNYVSGIGNTTAKNIITYREENGSFTNRKELLKVKKLGKKTYEQCAGFIKIDNPEYPLDNTTIHPESYDVTYKLLDKLNYSLNDIGNRNLKLDNINIKEISEELDVGQETLKDIIKELKKPGRDPREDMPKPILRKNVLSIDDLEIGMIMQGTVRNIVDFGAFIDIGVHQDGLVHISQLVADKFVKHPLDIVSVGDIVEVKVLDIDTKRNRINLSMII, encoded by the coding sequence ATGATAGTAAAAACACTTGAAAAGGAATTGAATCTTCAAAACTGGCAGGTAAAAAAGGTAATCAAATTGATCGATGAGGGAAACACCATTCCATTCATTGCAAGATACAGAAAGGATGTGACCGGTTCCCTAAACGATGAAACATTGCGGAAATTTGATGAAAGGTTGAAATACCTGCGAAACCTTGAGGACAAAAAGGAAAAAATCATCAAAAGAATAGATGAGCTTGGCAAATTAGATGATGAGTTGAAAACACAAATCACAAGGGCAGAAACATTGGTTGAACTTGAAGACTTATACCGACCGTTTAAAAGCAAAAAACAGACAAGAGCCACAAAGGCACGTGATAAGGGCCTTGAACCACTTGCCCAAATAATATTAAGACAGGACGTCAAGCAAAGTGTCAAAAAAATAGCCGAAAAATACGTTACCGATGAGGTCAAGACACCGGATGAGGCAATAGACGGTGCAAAGGACATCATTGCTGAAATAGTTTCCGACAATTCAACATTCAGAAAAAAAATCAGACAGAACACCTTCCATACCGGTCAAATCGAAACAAAGGCAAAGGACAAGGACACCTCAACCGAGTATGACCTCTACTACAATTACACAGAAAACATTAAAAGAATACCTCCGCACAGGATTCTTGCGATAAACCGTGGTGAAAATGAGGGGGTTTTAAGAGTAAAGCTGACATGTGATTCAGATGAGATATTGAAATATCTGAATCGCCATATGCTTAAAAACATATCAAAAATTCCTGAAAAAATCGAATACAATAGATATACTACCCCAATAATTAAAGATGCCGTGGAAGATGCATATAAAAGATTGATTTCACCTGCAATTGAACGTGAAATCAGAAATTTCCTAACCGAAAAGGCCGAGGAAAAATCAATCAAGGTATTTGCCCGCAACCTGAACCAGCTCCTGATGGAAAGCCCATTGGTTGGAAAAACCATTTTGGGATGGGATCCGGCTTTCAGGACAGGGTGCAAATTGGCAATAATTGACCAGACAGGCAAAGTCCTAGATACAAGCTTGATTTATCCGACAGCACCACAAAATAAGGTTGCCGAATCAGTTAAAACCGTGAAGGAACTGATTCAGAAATATGACATTAACGTTATAGCCATAGGTAACGGTACCGCCTCAAGGGAATCAGAAGAGATTGTTGCTGAAATTATCAAGGGGACAAGCGTCGAATACATCATCGTCAATGAGGCAGGTGCTTCAGTTTACTCAGCATCAAAGCTTGCCGATGAGGAATTTCCAGACTATTCCGAAGGGGAGCGTAGTGCGGTCTCCATTGCAAGACGTCTGCAGGACCCACTGGCAGAACTTGTAAAGATTGATCCGAAATCCATTGGTGTCGGCCAGTACCAGCATGACATGAATCAAAAGCAGCTGACAGAGTCACTGACAGGTGTTGTTGAAAAGGTGGTTAACGAGGTGGGTGTCGATTTGAACACTGCTTCTGTGAGCCTTCTAAACTACGTTTCAGGAATAGGCAACACAACCGCAAAAAACATCATCACATATCGTGAGGAAAACGGAAGCTTCACCAACAGAAAGGAACTTTTGAAGGTTAAAAAGTTAGGTAAAAAGACATATGAGCAGTGTGCAGGTTTCATCAAAATCGACAATCCAGAATATCCTCTGGACAATACCACAATCCATCCGGAATCATATGATGTTACCTATAAACTCCTGGACAAGCTGAATTATTCTCTAAACGATATAGGAAACAGAAATCTTAAATTGGACAACATCAACATTAAGGAAATCTCAGAAGAGCTGGATGTTGGTCAGGAGACATTGAAAGACATTATAAAAGAGCTTAAAAAGCCCGGTCGTGACCCTCGTGAGGACATGCCAAAACCTATTCTTAGAAAAAATGTTTTATCAATTGACGATTTGGAAATCGGAATGATAATGCAGGGTACAGTCAGAAATATAGTGGATTTTGGAGCATTTATTGATATTG